A window of the Fuscovulum sp. genome harbors these coding sequences:
- a CDS encoding amino acid ABC transporter permease, giving the protein MKITLPYSGLQWSDLWFVLEGIGNTVLLTVIAATIGTIIGLALGWARGESKTARWAFAPIIDVVRSVPLIIQLILASSFFAMAGGEASPLVAGCVVLSLYMGVLTSELVRAGLASVHITLRRAARSLGMSYWQELRHVSAPLALRAVFPGWVGTLIALTKDTALVGVLGYVELMRATQILINRTNEALLILTGAGLFYFLICYPISRYCRRLEKAMNHD; this is encoded by the coding sequence TCGTCCTGGAGGGCATCGGCAATACCGTTTTGCTGACGGTCATCGCCGCAACGATAGGAACAATCATCGGGCTCGCCTTGGGTTGGGCGCGGGGCGAAAGTAAAACGGCCCGCTGGGCGTTTGCACCGATCATCGATGTGGTCCGCAGTGTTCCCCTGATCATTCAGCTTATTCTGGCCAGCAGCTTTTTCGCCATGGCCGGGGGGGAGGCTTCTCCGCTTGTGGCGGGTTGCGTCGTGCTCAGCCTCTACATGGGCGTCCTAACGTCCGAGCTGGTGCGCGCGGGGCTGGCGTCAGTTCACATTACACTTCGGCGCGCGGCGCGGTCCCTTGGCATGAGCTATTGGCAAGAGTTGCGGCATGTTTCGGCCCCGCTTGCACTGCGAGCCGTGTTTCCAGGCTGGGTCGGTACGTTGATTGCGCTGACCAAGGATACCGCGCTTGTTGGCGTGCTTGGCTATGTCGAACTGATGCGCGCCACACAAATCCTGATCAATCGCACCAATGAGGCCCTTCTGATCCTTACCGGAGCGGGCCTGTTCTACTTTCTCATTTGCTACCCGATCTCGCGCTATTGCCGCCGTCTGGAAAAGGCCATGAACCATGATTGA
- a CDS encoding glutathione S-transferase yields the protein MTTPIKLYRTPKSGHCHRVELMMAFLGLRYEKIDLDMANGAHKAPAYLRISPFGLVPAIDDGGYTLSDSNAILIYLVQTYARGAHWLPQDARQAAEVQRWLTVAADNIYAGPCAARLVKVFGTEHDHAAAVAKAHDLFKVMDAHLAGRDWLAAGNITIADVAGYSYIAHAPEGGVDLAPYPNLRAWLVRIEAQPNFVPMASSQIPDLA from the coding sequence ATGACCACCCCGATCAAGCTTTACCGCACCCCCAAATCGGGCCACTGCCACCGGGTCGAACTGATGATGGCCTTTCTTGGGCTGCGCTATGAGAAAATCGACCTCGACATGGCGAACGGTGCTCACAAGGCGCCTGCCTATCTGCGGATCAGCCCTTTCGGTCTGGTCCCCGCGATTGACGATGGCGGCTACACGCTTTCTGACAGCAACGCGATTTTGATCTACCTCGTGCAGACTTATGCCCGGGGCGCGCACTGGCTGCCGCAGGACGCGAGGCAGGCCGCCGAGGTCCAGAGATGGCTGACCGTGGCCGCCGACAACATCTATGCCGGTCCCTGCGCTGCGCGTCTGGTCAAGGTCTTCGGCACCGAACACGATCATGCCGCCGCAGTTGCAAAGGCGCACGACCTTTTCAAGGTAATGGACGCACATCTGGCGGGCCGTGACTGGCTGGCCGCAGGCAACATTACCATCGCCGACGTTGCAGGCTACAGCTACATCGCGCACGCGCCGGAGGGCGGAGTCGACTTGGCACCTTACCCGAATCTACGCGCCTGGTTGGTCCGCATCGAGGCGCAGCCGAACTTCGTGCCGATGGCTTCCTCCCAAATCCCGGACCTAGCCTGA
- a CDS encoding autotransporter domain-containing protein translates to MESLGTLAGDNSSIAWGVNADGSVVVGDSGSSGEELAFRWVEGRGMESLGTLVEGFASIAYGVSADGSVVVGDSSSRAFRWVEGRGMESLGTLTGDSSSGAVGVNADGSVVVGASVGSEGSRAFIWRATDDGGEMEDHENLITSFPVLGNDSAVMQGEQQFALGALMGPGGLAQAGGWSLSTQIGAQSTARNPTTVGARATSLAALNFGRGISDTFTLGATISAQGSSLQNNAFNLDTGFAGAIWGRYSAGGADRTGLQASGSLGFARNSGDIARGRLLTDVALATGQSNVETRAVQATLGYGLTQGAWLVTPSLGFAHYYTTRAAYTESGAAFNASYDAMTTSRTVATLALSGDMKLGERVRLSLGAGVEHDRSVTAPRLTGTSDIPGLATFDIGSTFETNRTRSFVTAGYTHDFGNAQSLSGTLRVGQAVYGSTPSIGVGLNYGMRF, encoded by the coding sequence ATGGAAAGCCTCGGCACCCTCGCGGGCGACAACAGTAGCATCGCCTGGGGCGTAAACGCCGATGGATCGGTCGTGGTCGGCGATAGCGGCAGCAGTGGCGAGGAGCTGGCGTTCCGCTGGGTGGAGGGCAGAGGTATGGAAAGCCTCGGCACTCTTGTTGAAGGCTTTGCAAGCATCGCCTATGGCGTTAGCGCCGATGGGTCGGTCGTAGTCGGCGACAGCAGCAGCCGTGCGTTCCGCTGGGTGGAGGGCAGAGGTATGGAAAGCCTCGGCACCCTGACAGGAGACAGCTCAAGCGGTGCCGTTGGCGTCAATGCCGATGGATCGGTCGTGGTGGGAGCTAGTGTCGGCAGTGAAGGGTCCCGCGCGTTTATCTGGCGTGCGACCGATGACGGCGGCGAGATGGAGGACCACGAAAATCTAATCACCTCTTTCCCTGTATTGGGCAATGACAGCGCGGTGATGCAGGGAGAACAACAGTTTGCTCTTGGCGCGCTGATGGGCCCGGGCGGGTTGGCGCAGGCAGGGGGATGGTCATTATCGACCCAGATTGGCGCGCAATCGACCGCGCGCAACCCTACCACCGTGGGCGCGCGCGCGACCTCGCTGGCCGCGCTCAACTTTGGGCGGGGGATCAGCGATACCTTCACCCTTGGCGCGACGATCAGCGCGCAGGGCTCCAGCCTGCAAAACAACGCCTTCAACCTGGACACCGGATTTGCCGGGGCGATTTGGGGTAGGTACAGCGCGGGCGGCGCGGATCGGACGGGGCTGCAGGCCAGCGGAAGCCTTGGATTTGCGCGCAACTCCGGCGACATTGCGCGCGGGCGGTTGTTGACCGATGTCGCGCTGGCGACTGGCCAATCGAACGTCGAGACACGCGCCGTGCAGGCGACCCTCGGTTATGGCCTGACGCAGGGTGCCTGGCTGGTGACTCCCAGCCTTGGCTTTGCGCATTACTACACGACACGCGCGGCCTATACAGAAAGCGGCGCTGCCTTCAACGCCAGCTATGACGCGATGACGACTAGCCGCACGGTGGCCACGCTGGCGCTGTCGGGCGATATGAAGCTGGGCGAGCGGGTGCGCCTGTCGCTGGGCGCGGGGGTGGAGCATGACCGGTCGGTCACCGCCCCGCGCTTGACCGGAACCTCGGATATTCCGGGGCTGGCGACGTTCGACATCGGCAGCACGTTCGAAACCAACAGAACGCGCAGTTTCGTGACGGCGGGCTATACCCATGACTTCGGCAATGCCCAAAGCCTGAGCGGCACGCTGCGCGTCGGGCAAGCGGTCTATGGCAGCACGCCGTCGATTGGTGTCGGCCTGAACTACGGCATGCGGTTCTGA
- a CDS encoding dihydrodipicolinate synthase family protein, whose product MAIWKGVFPAVTTKLHQDGSVDLAATTASIERLIEAGVDGVIVLPMLGENASMDMVEREMIIRAAVKTAKGRVPVLSGLAEITLDRAKANAKAYESFGAQGLMVFPSLGYKTDPRETVEWYKGIASASSLPIMIYNNPIAYGVDCTVEVLKELVDTPEIVCIKEETGDIRRVTDMYVAFGDRFSIFCGVDDLIVESCALGVTGWVSGMTNVWPKECVNLFALCQANKYPEARKIYRVLTPSFHLDTHVKLVQYIKMGESLVYGAPEWTRAPRLPLVGAERQHVIATITKAVADLKTL is encoded by the coding sequence ATGGCAATCTGGAAGGGCGTTTTTCCCGCCGTTACCACCAAGCTGCACCAGGACGGCAGCGTCGATCTGGCTGCCACCACGGCCAGCATCGAGCGACTGATCGAGGCGGGCGTCGATGGCGTTATCGTTCTGCCGATGCTGGGCGAGAATGCCTCAATGGACATGGTCGAACGGGAAATGATCATTCGGGCGGCAGTCAAGACGGCCAAGGGCCGCGTGCCTGTCCTATCGGGTCTGGCCGAGATCACCCTTGATCGCGCCAAGGCAAACGCCAAGGCTTACGAGTCCTTTGGGGCCCAAGGTCTTATGGTGTTCCCAAGCCTTGGATACAAGACAGACCCGCGCGAAACGGTTGAATGGTATAAGGGCATCGCATCGGCCTCATCGCTTCCCATCATGATCTACAACAATCCGATCGCATACGGGGTCGACTGCACGGTAGAGGTGCTGAAGGAACTGGTCGACACGCCGGAGATCGTCTGCATCAAGGAAGAAACCGGCGACATCCGCCGCGTGACAGACATGTATGTGGCGTTCGGCGACCGCTTCAGCATCTTTTGCGGCGTCGATGATCTTATTGTCGAAAGCTGTGCTCTTGGCGTGACCGGCTGGGTGTCGGGCATGACCAACGTCTGGCCAAAGGAATGCGTCAACCTGTTCGCTCTCTGCCAGGCAAACAAGTATCCGGAAGCGCGCAAGATCTATCGGGTTCTGACGCCGTCGTTCCATCTCGATACGCATGTCAAACTCGTCCAGTACATCAAAATGGGGGAGAGCCTCGTCTATGGCGCCCCCGAGTGGACACGCGCACCGCGCCTTCCCCTTGTCGGCGCTGAACGCCAGCACGTCATTGCCACGATCACAAAGGCAGTTGCAGACTTGAAAACGCTCTGA
- a CDS encoding pyridoxamine 5'-phosphate oxidase family protein, protein MTQTEIPNPFHDGERAAQARAGVGDMAARVGGFIRDHLPEQHRAFYTSLPFLVVSGMDAAGQTWVTLVEGVNGFATSPDPYHVTLENLLAADDPLSAAFASGAEIGVLGIELATRRRNRFSGHVRPYRSGYKIDIRQSFGNCPQYIQQRAVTRVTTVPGKARRSDALNQDQIARIAAADTLFIGSGHPNAEGNARGYDASHRGGEPGFVRVGGPRRLLIPDYAGNNFFNTIGNLVADPRVGLLFIDFATGGLLHVTGRAKIDWSPDGANDPDARRMIAVDIEAIIERPSAVSLRWASLDHLARQLRVANKVRESEDITSFYLTPLDDRPLDPFKAGQHLQVEVQIPGLRGTSRRSYSLSGPPQDRRFYRISVKREDNGLVSRFLHDDCLKGSVIAAQKPSGDFVVPCSDCPLVLVSAGVGLTPMLSALWANVSQQNRTVWYIHATRNGSTHAFRDEVNGLVQANSNLRRIVAYSRPRRTDRPGVDYNIQGRITAENLLALGAGSRAHYMLCGQAEFQSSIRLGLEASGVSVNRIHQETFGPES, encoded by the coding sequence ATGACACAAACAGAAATCCCCAATCCCTTTCACGACGGCGAGCGCGCCGCGCAGGCCCGCGCAGGTGTGGGCGACATGGCAGCGCGTGTCGGCGGCTTCATCCGTGACCACCTCCCCGAACAGCACCGCGCGTTCTACACATCGCTGCCGTTCCTTGTGGTCTCGGGCATGGATGCTGCAGGCCAGACTTGGGTCACGCTGGTCGAAGGGGTGAACGGCTTTGCCACCTCGCCCGACCCGTATCACGTCACCCTCGAGAACTTGCTTGCGGCGGACGATCCGCTTTCAGCAGCTTTCGCTTCGGGTGCCGAGATCGGCGTTCTGGGTATCGAACTGGCCACGCGTCGCCGCAACCGCTTCAGCGGCCATGTCCGCCCTTACAGGAGTGGCTATAAAATAGACATCCGCCAGAGCTTCGGGAATTGCCCGCAGTATATCCAACAACGTGCCGTCACCCGGGTTACGACAGTGCCCGGCAAGGCCCGGCGGTCAGACGCCCTGAACCAGGACCAGATCGCCCGCATAGCCGCGGCCGACACGCTGTTCATCGGTTCGGGCCATCCCAACGCTGAGGGCAATGCCCGTGGTTACGACGCCAGCCACCGGGGCGGCGAGCCCGGCTTCGTCCGCGTGGGCGGCCCCCGCCGTCTTCTGATACCGGACTATGCGGGCAACAACTTTTTCAATACCATCGGCAACCTGGTCGCGGATCCGCGAGTAGGCTTGCTGTTCATAGACTTCGCAACGGGCGGGCTTCTGCACGTCACTGGCCGCGCAAAGATCGACTGGTCACCCGACGGTGCCAATGACCCAGACGCCCGGCGCATGATCGCGGTTGACATCGAGGCCATCATCGAGCGCCCCAGTGCCGTGTCGCTGCGGTGGGCTAGTCTGGATCACTTGGCGCGGCAGCTGAGGGTCGCCAACAAAGTCCGCGAAAGCGAAGACATCACGTCGTTCTACCTGACGCCACTCGATGATCGCCCGCTCGACCCGTTCAAGGCCGGACAGCATCTTCAGGTCGAGGTGCAAATTCCCGGCCTTCGTGGCACCTCCAGGCGCTCGTACTCTCTTTCCGGGCCGCCGCAAGACCGCCGGTTCTACCGCATCAGCGTGAAGCGCGAGGACAATGGACTCGTGTCGCGGTTCCTGCATGACGATTGCCTTAAGGGCAGCGTTATCGCGGCGCAAAAGCCCTCCGGCGATTTCGTTGTGCCCTGCTCAGACTGCCCGTTGGTGCTGGTCAGCGCTGGCGTGGGCCTGACCCCGATGCTGTCTGCACTCTGGGCAAATGTCAGCCAACAGAACCGAACGGTCTGGTATATTCACGCTACGCGGAACGGTTCGACCCACGCCTTTCGCGATGAGGTGAATGGCCTTGTGCAAGCCAACTCCAATCTGCGCAGAATTGTGGCATACAGTCGGCCCAGGCGCACCGACCGACCCGGCGTTGACTACAACATACAGGGCCGGATCACCGCCGAAAATCTGCTAGCCCTTGGGGCGGGTTCACGGGCCCACTACATGCTTTGTGGTCAAGCGGAGTTCCAATCCAGCATCCGGCTCGGCCTCGAAGCATCTGGTGTCTCGGTAAACCGGATCCATCAAGAAACCTTTGGACCGGAAAGCTGA
- the bla gene encoding class A beta-lactamase, which produces MNSLSSMLPFLAAGLSLGLLAPAPALANDPEQHLAATIDRIERDLDARIGLVIHDSGSDWSISHRADERFLMASTFKTMLCGAVLNLVDAGDIDLAEPLVIRAEDILDYAPVTETMVGNTMTVGALCHAALDMSDNTATNLLIDRIGGPPSVTTFLREIGDPISRVDRREPELNTFIPGDPRDTTSPDAMVSTMAALLIGDALSPTSRAQLVDWMSAGSVTGTLIRASTPEGWHVADRSGSADFNRNIVAMVTPPDRKPYFIAIFLSDAEADFDTRNAAVIALSEAVMQVVTSQ; this is translated from the coding sequence ATGAATTCCCTCTCATCTATGCTGCCTTTTCTGGCTGCCGGGCTTTCGCTTGGACTGCTTGCCCCCGCGCCTGCCCTTGCGAATGACCCAGAGCAGCACCTTGCGGCAACCATCGACCGCATCGAGCGCGACCTTGACGCGCGCATAGGCCTTGTAATCCACGATAGCGGTTCGGACTGGTCGATCAGCCATCGCGCCGACGAACGGTTCCTGATGGCCAGCACCTTCAAGACGATGTTGTGCGGCGCGGTTCTGAACCTTGTGGATGCGGGCGACATCGACTTGGCGGAACCGCTTGTCATCAGAGCTGAGGATATCCTCGACTACGCGCCTGTCACCGAAACGATGGTCGGCAACACGATGACCGTGGGCGCGCTGTGTCATGCCGCGCTCGATATGAGCGACAACACAGCTACGAACCTGCTCATCGATCGGATTGGCGGACCACCAAGCGTGACCACGTTCCTGCGCGAGATCGGCGACCCGATTAGCCGAGTAGACCGTCGCGAGCCCGAGTTGAACACTTTCATTCCGGGCGATCCGCGGGATACCACCAGTCCGGATGCGATGGTCTCGACCATGGCGGCATTGTTGATTGGTGACGCCCTATCGCCCACGTCGCGTGCGCAACTGGTCGACTGGATGAGCGCCGGCAGCGTCACCGGCACCTTGATCCGTGCAAGCACGCCGGAAGGCTGGCATGTCGCGGACCGGTCGGGCAGCGCCGACTTCAACCGCAACATCGTGGCGATGGTCACGCCGCCAGATCGGAAGCCCTACTTCATCGCAATCTTCCTGTCTGATGCCGAAGCCGACTTCGACACCCGCAACGCTGCGGTGATCGCGCTATCCGAAGCCGTGATGCAGGTCGTGACAAGCCAGTAA
- a CDS encoding amino acid ABC transporter ATP-binding protein, which produces MIEIRNVRKSFGNHEVIKGVSLEVKKGEVLCLIGASGSGKSTMLQCINGLEPIQAGEILVDGTSVHAKSTDLNLLRQKLGIVFQQYNAFPHLNALENVALAPRIVRKMRPKDALEIAREHLDYVGLSAQAEQYPTSLSGGQQQRLAIARALAMRPDYMLFDEVTSALDPELVGEVLDTIRKLRTNGMTMIMVTHDIAFARESADRVAFFDGGGICEIGDARQVITAPNKERTQQFLQRVLH; this is translated from the coding sequence ATGATTGAAATCCGCAACGTCCGGAAATCCTTTGGGAACCATGAAGTCATCAAGGGTGTCTCGCTGGAGGTGAAGAAAGGCGAAGTGCTGTGCCTTATCGGAGCCAGTGGTTCAGGAAAATCAACGATGCTGCAATGCATCAACGGGTTGGAGCCCATCCAAGCAGGAGAGATCCTTGTAGACGGCACCTCCGTTCATGCGAAAAGCACCGACCTCAATCTGTTGCGTCAGAAGCTTGGGATCGTCTTTCAGCAGTACAACGCGTTTCCGCATCTCAATGCGCTGGAAAACGTCGCGCTTGCGCCGCGCATCGTGAGAAAAATGCGCCCGAAAGACGCGTTGGAGATTGCCAGGGAACACCTCGATTATGTCGGCCTTTCAGCTCAGGCGGAGCAATATCCGACAAGCCTGTCGGGGGGGCAGCAGCAACGATTGGCCATAGCGCGGGCTCTGGCGATGAGGCCAGACTACATGTTGTTCGACGAGGTAACTTCCGCGCTCGACCCGGAACTGGTGGGTGAAGTGCTCGACACGATCCGCAAGCTTCGGACCAATGGCATGACCATGATCATGGTCACCCACGACATTGCATTCGCCCGCGAAAGTGCTGACCGGGTCGCCTTTTTTGATGGCGGTGGGATCTGTGAAATCGGCGATGCGCGACAGGTCATCACAGCCCCAAACAAAGAGCGCACGCAGCAGTTTCTGCAACGCGTGCTGCACTGA
- a CDS encoding LysR substrate-binding domain-containing protein: MAPSLDWVVSSARQWRCEVDLNLLPLLLAVADERNFRAAADRLGVTRSAVSQGIRRLEDTVGLQLVMRTTRAVRLTEAGERLVESLRAPIGAVQQALEVNADAPSGRLRLAVTSIAEDFLSGPLLARFAEAHPKVTVDVTVTDDELDIVEHGYDAGVRLGEVIEQDMIAVPVGGPQSEVAAASPAYIARHGAPDHPRDLLQHRCIGWRPHPNTAPWHWEFVQDGRPFDVMVDPQVTTNDLRLMLRLALAGGGITFATRDCMREYLESGALVPLLTEYLPPFSGFQLYFPQRKHMAPKLRALIEHVRRWRFSS, from the coding sequence ATGGCTCCGTCACTGGACTGGGTGGTTAGCAGCGCGCGACAATGGAGGTGTGAAGTGGACCTAAATCTGCTGCCGCTTCTACTTGCCGTTGCCGATGAGCGGAACTTTCGCGCTGCCGCCGATCGCCTTGGCGTGACGCGATCCGCTGTCAGCCAGGGCATCCGCAGGCTTGAGGATACCGTGGGGTTGCAGCTGGTCATGCGCACGACCCGCGCCGTTCGCCTTACCGAGGCCGGGGAGAGGCTGGTAGAAAGCCTGCGCGCGCCGATAGGAGCAGTGCAACAGGCCCTAGAGGTGAACGCCGACGCCCCAAGCGGAAGGCTGCGGCTTGCCGTCACCTCAATCGCCGAAGACTTCCTGTCGGGGCCGTTGCTGGCGCGCTTTGCAGAAGCGCACCCCAAGGTCACGGTTGACGTGACGGTGACGGATGACGAGCTGGACATTGTCGAACATGGCTACGATGCTGGAGTCCGTCTGGGCGAAGTGATCGAGCAGGACATGATCGCCGTGCCCGTCGGCGGCCCCCAAAGCGAAGTGGCGGCAGCGTCACCTGCCTACATTGCGCGCCATGGCGCACCCGATCATCCAAGGGATCTTCTTCAGCATCGCTGCATTGGGTGGCGCCCGCATCCCAATACTGCACCGTGGCACTGGGAATTCGTGCAGGACGGCAGGCCCTTCGACGTCATGGTCGATCCGCAAGTCACGACCAACGATCTGCGTCTGATGTTGCGTTTGGCGCTGGCGGGAGGCGGCATCACCTTCGCCACGCGGGACTGCATGCGAGAGTACCTTGAAAGTGGTGCGCTGGTCCCGCTTCTCACAGAATACTTGCCGCCGTTTTCCGGTTTTCAGCTTTACTTCCCGCAGCGCAAGCACATGGCGCCAAAGCTGCGGGCCCTTATCGAACACGTGCGGCGATGGCGCTTTTCCAGTTGA
- a CDS encoding Atu4866 domain-containing protein produces MKKSTILTAALLASSAVFAEEAAPPHPYVGMWVTADKHIRHELLPNGRYVEARGNRERAYEGHYKVTGNYIEYWDDTGFTADGTFVEPDVLHHAGMILYRK; encoded by the coding sequence ATGAAGAAATCGACCATTCTCACCGCCGCTTTGTTGGCCAGCAGCGCCGTGTTCGCCGAAGAGGCTGCCCCGCCGCATCCTTACGTCGGGATGTGGGTCACGGCAGACAAGCACATCCGTCACGAACTCTTGCCAAATGGCCGCTACGTCGAAGCCCGGGGCAATCGCGAACGAGCCTATGAAGGCCACTACAAGGTGACCGGCAATTACATCGAATACTGGGATGACACTGGCTTTACCGCTGACGGCACCTTCGTCGAGCCCGATGTGCTGCATCATGCCGGCATGATCCTTTACCGGAAGTAA
- a CDS encoding GntR family transcriptional regulator, whose amino-acid sequence MTTVGNPSEKHKLQRLSLPEALAASLRERILNGEFQPGEALVQEALAAEYECSRMPVREAFRQLEAEGLIETKVHKGAFVSSISPDEVMELFELRALIECDLLLHAIPKMTEADFIACEEILGELERVYAEREMARWGSLNAAFHRRLLSPAERGQSILILGGINLQVERFVRLQLLLTEAFETAALEHQQLLLLCRARDVEHAIPYLRDHILTAGRELVAAMKSKRKF is encoded by the coding sequence ATGACAACAGTCGGAAATCCCTCTGAAAAGCACAAGCTGCAGCGCCTCAGCCTGCCAGAGGCCCTGGCCGCATCGCTGCGCGAACGCATCTTGAACGGCGAGTTCCAGCCCGGGGAAGCGCTGGTGCAAGAGGCGCTTGCCGCCGAATATGAATGTAGCCGGATGCCAGTTCGCGAGGCCTTTCGCCAGTTGGAGGCCGAGGGCTTGATCGAAACGAAGGTTCACAAAGGGGCTTTTGTCTCGTCAATTTCTCCGGACGAGGTGATGGAACTGTTCGAGCTTCGCGCCTTGATCGAGTGTGACTTGCTGCTCCACGCGATTCCGAAAATGACAGAGGCGGACTTCATCGCCTGTGAAGAAATCTTGGGCGAACTGGAGAGGGTCTATGCTGAACGGGAAATGGCAAGGTGGGGTTCCCTAAACGCCGCTTTCCACCGGCGCCTGCTGAGCCCCGCAGAAAGAGGCCAGTCCATTTTGATTCTTGGCGGGATAAACCTTCAGGTCGAACGTTTCGTACGCTTGCAGCTCTTGCTGACCGAAGCCTTTGAAACAGCTGCCCTTGAACATCAGCAGTTGCTGCTACTGTGCCGTGCCCGGGATGTGGAACATGCCATCCCATATCTTCGTGATCACATTCTGACTGCAGGGCGTGAACTTGTAGCAGCTATGAAGTCCAAGCGAAAATTTTAA
- a CDS encoding LysR family transcriptional regulator produces MDRIQMLEVFVAVAEAGSFAGGARATGLSPPSVTRGVNDLEERLGARLFLRTTRVVRLTDVGRDYLEEVRGILSDLRAADDLASGMAARPTGHLRVTAPVEFGHIHVAPILADFLDAYPAVSADLLTVDRIVNLAEEGIDVALRIGDLPPSGLTAVRVGHVRRVICAAPDYLQNYGVPQTPANLTHHRIIAIGGTTPNTEWRFGKDRSEIVRLKPRLFVSNVGAALELARRGWGVTRVLSYQVDHDLRDGGLLTILEPFEAERLPVHLVHHEGRRVTAKLRSFLDFARDRLRDLPVLNS; encoded by the coding sequence ATGGACCGGATACAGATGCTGGAGGTGTTCGTGGCTGTCGCCGAGGCAGGAAGTTTTGCTGGCGGCGCACGGGCGACGGGCCTGAGCCCGCCATCCGTGACGCGCGGCGTAAACGACTTGGAGGAACGCCTTGGCGCGCGACTTTTCCTGCGCACGACGCGGGTGGTCCGACTGACGGACGTGGGCCGGGATTATCTGGAAGAGGTGCGCGGCATCCTGTCCGATCTGCGGGCGGCCGATGACCTTGCGTCGGGCATGGCGGCGCGCCCAACTGGCCATCTGCGGGTTACCGCCCCGGTCGAGTTCGGACATATCCACGTAGCCCCGATCCTTGCCGATTTCCTGGATGCCTATCCGGCTGTGTCGGCCGACCTGCTGACGGTTGACCGTATCGTCAACCTGGCCGAGGAAGGGATTGATGTCGCCCTGCGGATTGGTGATCTGCCGCCCTCTGGATTGACGGCGGTGCGTGTCGGTCATGTGCGCCGGGTCATCTGTGCGGCACCGGACTACCTTCAAAACTACGGGGTTCCGCAGACACCGGCAAACCTGACACATCACAGGATCATCGCGATCGGCGGCACCACACCGAACACCGAATGGCGGTTTGGCAAAGACCGGAGCGAGATCGTCCGGTTGAAACCGCGGCTCTTTGTGTCGAACGTCGGCGCAGCCTTGGAACTGGCGAGAAGAGGCTGGGGGGTGACGCGCGTTCTGTCCTATCAGGTCGACCACGATCTGCGGGATGGAGGTCTGCTAACGATACTGGAGCCGTTCGAAGCGGAGCGCCTTCCGGTTCATCTTGTTCACCACGAGGGCCGGCGCGTGACCGCGAAACTGCGCAGCTTTCTTGACTTTGCCCGCGACAGGTTGCGCGATTTGCCAGTTCTGAATAGCTAA
- a CDS encoding SDR family oxidoreductase — protein MNKVILITGASSGIGEGIAREVGARGAKVLMGARRTDRLDAVASDLRDSGADVATAFLDVTDLRSMQDFARTALNLWGRIDVLVNNAGVMPLSPLSALKVEEWDRMVDVNIKGVLWGIGAVLPVMERQGEGQIINIGSIGALQVVPTAAVYCATKFAVRAISDGLRQESSAVRVTCVNPGVVESELASTITHEETQAMIGSYRAVALQPADIARAVRQLIEAPATVDTTEITIRPTASAN, from the coding sequence ATGAACAAGGTCATATTGATCACCGGAGCCTCAAGCGGAATCGGCGAAGGCATCGCCCGCGAAGTTGGGGCGCGCGGAGCGAAGGTTCTGATGGGCGCACGCCGGACGGACCGGCTGGATGCCGTCGCAAGCGACCTGCGCGACTCGGGCGCCGATGTCGCGACCGCATTCCTTGACGTCACCGACCTGCGCTCGATGCAGGATTTCGCGCGGACGGCGCTTAACCTCTGGGGCCGGATCGACGTGCTTGTGAACAACGCGGGCGTCATGCCCCTGTCCCCGCTGTCCGCTCTCAAGGTCGAGGAATGGGACCGGATGGTGGACGTGAACATCAAGGGTGTCCTGTGGGGGATCGGCGCGGTGCTGCCGGTCATGGAACGGCAAGGCGAGGGCCAGATCATCAACATCGGCTCGATCGGCGCCCTCCAGGTCGTGCCGACGGCGGCAGTCTACTGCGCCACCAAGTTCGCGGTCCGCGCGATATCGGACGGCCTTCGCCAGGAAAGCAGCGCGGTCCGTGTCACCTGCGTCAATCCCGGCGTGGTCGAAAGCGAGCTCGCTTCCACCATCACGCATGAGGAGACGCAGGCGATGATCGGATCCTACCGTGCCGTGGCTCTGCAACCCGCCGACATCGCCCGCGCCGTACGTCAGTTGATCGAGGCCCCGGCGACCGTTGACACCACCGAAATCACCATCCGTCCCACCGCATCCGCAAATTGA